A single window of Leopardus geoffroyi isolate Oge1 chromosome D4, O.geoffroyi_Oge1_pat1.0, whole genome shotgun sequence DNA harbors:
- the TSTD2 gene encoding thiosulfate sulfurtransferase/rhodanese-like domain-containing protein 2 isoform X2: MPSFTSPDQGDDLEACVLRFSELDLKDTRLINPSNSLKAELDVSTKKKYSFAKKKAFALFVKTKEVPAHPFECKEKWWKCCQQLFKDRIGIHRHVATQHADEICRQTASVLKQLAVTLNTSKSLKPADDRNPLKGYLTCNREVSAWLPDVSCFSPDELIRGQGSDEGEVLLYYCYCDLGDPPWVCAWQTALCQHLRLTGKTSKGGACCFPELRVGVFEEIVPMGISPNKISYKKPGVHLSPGEFHKEVEKFLSQTNEEQSDTILLDCRNFYESKIGRFQGCLAPDIRKFSYFPSYIDKNLELFREKKVLMYCTGGIRCERGSAYLKAKGVCKEVFQLKGGIHKYLEEFPDGFYKGKLFVFDERYALSYNSDIVSECSYCGAPWDQYKLCSTPQCRQLILTCPACQRQGFTACCVTCQDKGGGLASSPTQSSFKEECECTARRPRIPSELPQQV; the protein is encoded by the exons ATGCCTTCTTTTACTTCACCCGACCAAGGAGATGACCTGGAGGCCTGTGTTTTAAGATTTTCAGAGTTAGATTTAAAAGACACAAGGCTTATCAATCCCAGTAACAGTCTTAAAGCCGAGTTGGATGTCAGTACgaaaaagaaatactcatttGCCAAGAAAAAG GCATTTGCCCTTTTTGTCAAAACCAAAGAAGTTCCTGCACATCCTtttgaatgtaaagaaaaatggtGGAAATGTTGTCAACAGCTGTTCAAAGACCGGATCGGCATCCATAGACATGTGGCAACACAACATGCTGATGAGATCTGCCGCCAGACTGCTTCCGTGTTAAAGCAGCTGGCTGTGACACTGAACACCTCAAAGAGCCTTAAGCCTGCAGATGATAGGAACCCTCTAAAAGGGTACTTGACCTGTAACAGGGAAGTGTCCGCTTGGCTCCCTGATGTAAGCTGCTTTAGCCCTGATGAGCTGATAAG GGGCCAGGGCAGTGATGAAGGAGAGGTTCTACTTTATTACTGCTACTGTGACCTGGGGGATCCCCCCTGGGTCTGTGCCTGGCAGACGGCTCTGTGCCAGCACCTGCGCCTCACAGGCAAG ACCAGCAAAGGAGGGGCTTGCTGTTTTCCAGAATTGCGTGTTggtgtatttgaagaaattgtGCCCATGGGGATCAGTCCCAATAAGATCTCCTACAAGAAGCCTG gAGTCCATTTATCTCCAGGTGAATTTCataaagaagtagaaaagttTTTGTCTCAGACAAATGAAGAACAAAGTGATACTATCCTCCTGGACTGCAGAAACTTCTATGAAAGCAAAATA GGGCGATTCCAGGGCTGTTTAGCCCCAGACATCAGGAAATTCAGTTACTTCCCTAGCTACATTGACAAAAATCTAGAACTTTTCAGAGAGAAGAAGGTGCTGATGTATTGCACTGGGGGTATCCGTTGTGAGCGGGGTTCAGCCTACCTCAAAGCCAAG GGAGTATGCAAGGAAGTGTTCCAGCTCAAGGGTGGCATCCACAAGTACCTGGAGGAGTTTCCTGATGGTTTCTACAAAGggaagttgtttgtttttgatgagcGTTATGCCTTATCCTACAACAGTGATATAGTGTCAG aatGTTCATATTGTGGAGCCCCATGGGACCAATATAAACTCTGCTCGACTCCCCAGTGCCGCCAGCTCATCTTGACCTGCCCTGCTTGCCAACGACAAGGATTCACAGCCTGTTGTGTCACGTGTCAGGACAAAGGGGGCGGGCTGGCTTCAAGTCCCACCCAGAGCAGCTTTAAAGAGGAATGTGAGTGTACAGCCCGACGGCCACGCATACCCAGCGAGCTGCCACAGCAGGTGTGA
- the TSTD2 gene encoding thiosulfate sulfurtransferase/rhodanese-like domain-containing protein 2 isoform X1 gives MPSFTSPDQGDDLEACVLRFSELDLKDTRLINPSNSLKAELDVSTKKKYSFAKKKAFALFVKTKEVPAHPFECKEKWWKCCQQLFKDRIGIHRHVATQHADEICRQTASVLKQLAVTLNTSKSLKPADDRNPLKGYLTCNREVSAWLPDVSCFSPDELIRGQGSDEGEVLLYYCYCDLGDPPWVCAWQTALCQHLRLTGKVRIATEGINGTVGGSKLATRLYVEAMLSCPLFKDYMCKDDFKTSKGGACCFPELRVGVFEEIVPMGISPNKISYKKPGVHLSPGEFHKEVEKFLSQTNEEQSDTILLDCRNFYESKIGRFQGCLAPDIRKFSYFPSYIDKNLELFREKKVLMYCTGGIRCERGSAYLKAKGVCKEVFQLKGGIHKYLEEFPDGFYKGKLFVFDERYALSYNSDIVSECSYCGAPWDQYKLCSTPQCRQLILTCPACQRQGFTACCVTCQDKGGGLASSPTQSSFKEECECTARRPRIPSELPQQV, from the exons ATGCCTTCTTTTACTTCACCCGACCAAGGAGATGACCTGGAGGCCTGTGTTTTAAGATTTTCAGAGTTAGATTTAAAAGACACAAGGCTTATCAATCCCAGTAACAGTCTTAAAGCCGAGTTGGATGTCAGTACgaaaaagaaatactcatttGCCAAGAAAAAG GCATTTGCCCTTTTTGTCAAAACCAAAGAAGTTCCTGCACATCCTtttgaatgtaaagaaaaatggtGGAAATGTTGTCAACAGCTGTTCAAAGACCGGATCGGCATCCATAGACATGTGGCAACACAACATGCTGATGAGATCTGCCGCCAGACTGCTTCCGTGTTAAAGCAGCTGGCTGTGACACTGAACACCTCAAAGAGCCTTAAGCCTGCAGATGATAGGAACCCTCTAAAAGGGTACTTGACCTGTAACAGGGAAGTGTCCGCTTGGCTCCCTGATGTAAGCTGCTTTAGCCCTGATGAGCTGATAAG GGGCCAGGGCAGTGATGAAGGAGAGGTTCTACTTTATTACTGCTACTGTGACCTGGGGGATCCCCCCTGGGTCTGTGCCTGGCAGACGGCTCTGTGCCAGCACCTGCGCCTCACAGGCAAG GTTCGAATTGCTACAGAAGGAATCAATGGGACAGTTGGTGGAAGCAAACTGGCCACCAGACTCTATGTGGAAGCCATGCTTTCCTGCCCATTGTTTAAGGATTATATGTGTAAGGATGATTTTAAG ACCAGCAAAGGAGGGGCTTGCTGTTTTCCAGAATTGCGTGTTggtgtatttgaagaaattgtGCCCATGGGGATCAGTCCCAATAAGATCTCCTACAAGAAGCCTG gAGTCCATTTATCTCCAGGTGAATTTCataaagaagtagaaaagttTTTGTCTCAGACAAATGAAGAACAAAGTGATACTATCCTCCTGGACTGCAGAAACTTCTATGAAAGCAAAATA GGGCGATTCCAGGGCTGTTTAGCCCCAGACATCAGGAAATTCAGTTACTTCCCTAGCTACATTGACAAAAATCTAGAACTTTTCAGAGAGAAGAAGGTGCTGATGTATTGCACTGGGGGTATCCGTTGTGAGCGGGGTTCAGCCTACCTCAAAGCCAAG GGAGTATGCAAGGAAGTGTTCCAGCTCAAGGGTGGCATCCACAAGTACCTGGAGGAGTTTCCTGATGGTTTCTACAAAGggaagttgtttgtttttgatgagcGTTATGCCTTATCCTACAACAGTGATATAGTGTCAG aatGTTCATATTGTGGAGCCCCATGGGACCAATATAAACTCTGCTCGACTCCCCAGTGCCGCCAGCTCATCTTGACCTGCCCTGCTTGCCAACGACAAGGATTCACAGCCTGTTGTGTCACGTGTCAGGACAAAGGGGGCGGGCTGGCTTCAAGTCCCACCCAGAGCAGCTTTAAAGAGGAATGTGAGTGTACAGCCCGACGGCCACGCATACCCAGCGAGCTGCCACAGCAGGTGTGA